A genomic stretch from Strongyloides ratti genome assembly S_ratti_ED321, chromosome : 1 includes:
- a CDS encoding Zinc finger protein 296: MNSPEQSSPIPSIREFSNSFSSQDSVPPIVTPKKRGRKALPKSLSSQTQQMSSSDSGVESSAELENNSKDSMLALPQTQINRNVTIASPSDSASSSDDATTSSPNPGEEFIERHGTPVTSNSRDLIICGSCHLRFPINRFSTFLEHKMHRCEGRNSLSEESSCEMGDSPAETNYRSTRVKRSLFDLDGRCGRSLSANPIKANASTDTIDLPIVNKLPFSSGLVTCQQCKQTCNNVTSLLQQVEPAQNMLIQKPTPMIASNGGTLKGINGNKSAFSLSNFCSERLKEIAEKVGDSSMDTSSMLSPRLQNLTMNVNIDRKDSILFNNFNVLQNGQQQQQQEEDNSLAAAAAAFISGSQLQNTPPSALAQVATLAAALNNSSTPVSSSIGNTGVNTSSNSNGISGMFMQNNVLSAMQDYYSSLGNPAASLFNLQNTVLGNSGVSSVTNNQNIVNNSNFLDSSNLGNNMNQNDEQKKMNTMSMAAQLVLGGGGGNNNNNGTNIRQNSMLNVNPNLPLTSNNGNTLQSCNNNQTLQGITQVSAVNPRRRTSPSECLIKNTDRVSASKISKISPLKGENGIVDKEELAEPAARRDPKTKKDRCVYCCKLFTNRSNLIVHLRSHTGEKPYKCQLCPYACAQSSKLTRHMRTHGQQGKETYHCYICNMPFSVHSTLEKHMRKCVVVNHNLLKNNTPGCGIKQEEITKVSLTSGPVGDNNNLLSFTKSTNTLKPQTAPLNNNNPPALPNNITQSNQMVMNWLKALNVNPTPTTTSTLNNSTDVGDISMNDIGAEEDLVGVTEASELLVKTLTSNIKNEIAT; this comes from the exons ATGAATAGCCCTGAACAGTCATCCCCTATTCCATCAATACGTGAATTTTCAAATTCATTCTCCTCCCAAGATTCTGTACCACCAATTGTTACACCTAAAAAACGTGGCAGAAAGGCACTTCCAAAATCATTGTCTTCACAAACACAACAGATGTCTTCTTCTGACTCAGGTGTTGAGTCATCAGCAGAATTAGAGAATAATTCAAAAGATTCAATGTTAGCTTTACCACAGACTCAGATAAATAGAAATGTAACTATAGCATCTCCATCTGATTCTGCTTCAAGTAGTGATGATGCCACAACATCATCACCAAATCCTGGTGAAGAATTTATTGAAAGGCATGGAACACCGGTAACATCAAATAGTCGTGATCTCATTATTTGTGGTTCATGTCATCTACGATTTCCTATTAATCGGTTTTCAACTTTCTTAGAACATAAAATGCACCGTTGTGAAGGTAGAAATTCATTGTCAGAGGAATCCTCATGTGAAATGGGAGATTCACCCGCCGAAACAAATTACCGATCCACAAGAGTTAAACGTTCACTTTTTGATCTT gaTGGGAGATGCGGGCGATCTTTATCAGCAAATCCGATTAAAGCTAATGCTTCTACGGACACGATAG aTTTGCCAATAGTTAACAAATTACCATTTTCTTCTGGTCTTGTAACATGTCAACAGTGTAAGCAAACTTGCAATAATGTTACATCATTACTACAACAAGTAGAACCTGCTCAAAATATGTTAATTCAAAAACCAACACCAATGATTGCTTCAAATGGGGGAACATTGAAAGGAATAAATGGAAATAAATCTGCATTTAGTTTATCAAACTTTTGTTCAGAaagattaaaagaaattgCTGAGAAGGTTGGAGATTCATCTATGGATACCTCTTCAATGTTATCACCTAGATTACAAAATTTAACGATGAATGTTAATATAGATCGTAAAgattcaatattatttaataatttcaatgttttacaaaatggacaacaacaacaacaacaggAAGAAGATAATTCACTGGCTGCAGCTGCTGCTGCATTTATTTCAGGATCTCAATTACAAAATACTCCACCAAGTGCTCTTGCTCAGGTAGCTACACTTGCTGCTGcattaaataattcatcAACACCAGTATCCTCATCAATTGGTAATACAGGAGTTAATACCTCATCAAATTCAAATGGAATATCAGGAATGTTTATGCAAAATAATGTTCTCTCTGCTATGCAAGATTATTATAGTTCATTAGGTAATCCTGCAGCATCTCTATTTAACTTACAAAATACAGTTCTTGGAAACTCAGGAGTCTCATCTGTAacaaataatcaaaatatagtaaataattcaaattttCTTGATTCATCAAATTTAGGTAATAATATGAATCAAAATGATGaacaaaaaaagatgaataCAATGTCAATGGCAGCTCAACTTGTATTAGGTGGTGGTGGtggtaataataataataatggaaCAAATATAAGACAAAATTCAATGTTAAATGTTAATCCAAATCTTCCATTAACATCAAATAATGGTAATACACTACAATCatgtaataataatcaaaCATTACAAGGTATAACACAAGTTTCTGCTGTAAATCCAAGACGAAGAACATCACCAAGTGAAtgtttgattaaaaatacaGATAGAGTATCAGCatcaaaaatatcaaaaatatcaCCATTAAAAGGTGAAAATGGTATAGTTGATAAGGAAGAATTAGCTGAACCAGCAGCACGTAGAGATCCAAAAACTAAAAAAGATAGATGTGTATATTGTTGCAAGTTATTTACAAATAGatcaaatttaattgttCATCTTCGAAGTCATACAGGTGAAAAACCATATAAATGTCAATTATGTCCATATGCTTGTGCTCAAAGTAGTAAATTAACAAGGCATATGCGTACACATGGACAACAAGGAAAAGAAACATATCATTGTTATATCTGTAACATGCCATTTTCAGTACATTCAACATTAGAAAAACATATGAGAAAATGTGTTGTTGTTAATCATAAtcttcttaaaaataatactccAGGATGTGGTATAAAACAAGAAGAAATTACAAAAGTTTCTCTTACATCTGGTCCTGTTggtgataataataatttattgtcaTTTACCAAATCTACAAATACATTAAAACCTCAAACAGCaccattaaataataataatccaCCAGCTTTaccaaataatattactcAATCAAATCAAATGGTTATGAATTGGTTAAag gcTTTAAATGTTAATCCAACACCAACAACAACCtcaacattaaataattctaCTGATGTTGGAGATATTTCAATGAATGATATTGGAGCTGAGGAAGATTTAGTTGGTGTTACAGAGGCATCTGAACTATTAGTCAAAACATTGacatcaaatattaaaaatgaaattgcaacataa